In a single window of the Luteibacter rhizovicinus DSM 16549 genome:
- a CDS encoding DUF2946 domain-containing protein, whose protein sequence is MRRGLARNRWLGWMALVAVWLTVLAPSVSRTVSAAFVFPDLGAWCETSPGEHHGAATGHDADAPGDGAACGYCTLFAQMPALDSAFYIGHALPSPAHVPATLPPTRAHVPVAILYAPPRGPPVDTHA, encoded by the coding sequence GTGCGTCGTGGTCTGGCACGAAACCGCTGGTTGGGATGGATGGCGCTGGTCGCCGTCTGGCTCACCGTGCTGGCGCCGTCGGTCTCGCGGACCGTGTCGGCCGCCTTCGTGTTCCCGGACCTCGGTGCCTGGTGCGAGACCTCGCCGGGCGAGCACCACGGCGCCGCGACCGGCCATGACGCGGATGCCCCTGGCGACGGTGCGGCTTGCGGGTACTGCACGCTGTTCGCGCAGATGCCGGCCCTGGATAGCGCCTTCTACATCGGCCATGCCTTGCCGTCGCCGGCGCACGTGCCTGCCACGCTTCCGCCCACCCGTGCCCATGTGCCGGTGGCCATCCTGTACGCCCCGCCACGAGGTCCGCCGGTCGACACGCACGCCTGA